One Acidimicrobiales bacterium genomic window, GCGGTCGCTGGCTCGTGAACGGGTCGGTCCGCGGCATCGTCGCCGTCGACGTCGACCCGCCGGTGCGGGCCAGGGTGATCGGCGTCCCCGTGAGGCTCAGGACGCTCCTCGTCAGCCTCGACGACCCCGACGCCTTCCTCGCCGCCGCCGGCTGACCGCACGGCCCTCACGGGCCGTCGTCGTCGACGATCGTGACGATCGACTCGGTGTCGGTGACCACGAAGTCCGGCCCGACGACCCGGACGGGGATCGACACCGTGTCCTCCGCGAGCTCGTCCGGGTCGATGTCCACGGCCATGTAGGCGGTGCGGTCACCGGGCTCGAACCGGAACGACCGGGGGCCCGGGCCGAAGATGCTCTCGACCCTGGCCTCGAGCGCCGAGTCGACCGGTCGGCTGGCGGTGATCGTGAGCCGCGCCCGGACGAAGTCGTCGTCGCCCTCGACCACGGTGACGTCCCCGAGGGCGACGGTGAGGCGGTCGCCGTCGTCGTCGACGAGGTCGACGATCCCGTCGGCGTCGGTGACGGAGCCGGCCGAGGCGCCGGTCAACCGGACGGTGAAGCGGCCGCCGTCGACCTCCTCGTCGCCGTTCACGGTGACCTCGACGGTGCCCGTGCGCGTCCCGGCCGGGATGACGAGCGACCCGTCGGCGGCGACGTAGTCGGCCGGTGCGGTCGCCGTGCCCGCGACGGTCGTCCAGGTGACGGTGACGTCCCTGCGGGCCGGCCTCGAGAGCACGACGGGGACGGCGACCAGGCCGGTGCCGACGTCGCCCTCGTCGGCGGCGACGTCGCCGGCGGCGATCGTGAGCCGGTCCTCGCCGGTGGTCGCGGCGACCACGTGGACGGTGGCGAGCCCGTCCGAGACGGCGAGCCCGGACGGCGGCGCGAACGCGATCGGCAGCGCTTCGTCGTGGTCGAGGTCGGAGGGCGCGAGGAAGATCCCGACGGTCGCGGACGTCGCCCCGGCCGGGAACGTCACGGTGCCCGACCGCGGGCTGGCGTGGACCGCCGCTTGCCGGACCTCCCACGGGACGCTCACCGGGGTCGGCGAGGGGCGGGACAGGCGCACGGGCAGCGCGACCCGGCCGCCGCCGAGGGCGGCCTCGGGGACGGTCACGTCGGGGGCGGAGAAGGCGGCGACCGGCGGGCCGCCGTCGTCGTCGAGGAGGTCGACGCGGCCCTGGCCCACGCCGACGACGGCGCCCGCGACCCCGTCGATCCGGACCGTGAGGAACTCGTCGGGCTCGGCGGTCGTGTCGCCGAGCACCGGGACGCTCAGCTCGCCCTGGGGCTCCCCGGCGGGGATCGTGACCGTCCCCGACGTCGACCGGAAGTCCTCGGGGGCGACGGCCGAGCCGGCCTGCGTCGACCACCGCACGACCACGTCCTCCTCGGCCGCCCGGGACATCGTGATCGGGACGGCGACGGTGGCCCGGCGCTCGTCGCCCTCGTCCACCGCCGCGCCGCCGACCGACAGCGTGGGGAACGAGCGGCCCCGGGGCCGCGTCGGCGTGGCGAACACGTCGGATCGGCCGTTCCCGTCGTCGGGGACGAGCGGCTCGCTGGACTCGAACACCACGACCCGACCGTCGCCGCTCAGCGCCGGCTCGTACCCGCCGGAGGCGTAGGACCCGCCGTCCGGGTCGGAGCTGGCGAACAGCATCGGGTACCGCCGGAGGTCCCTGACGTAGACGTCGACGCCGCAGCACTCGTCGACCGGCGAGATCGGGTCCTGCGTCGCGAGGGCGACCACGGTCCCGTCGTCGGAGACCGACGGCAGGCTCGCCGAGTGACCGGTCCAGGCCGTGTCCCGGCCCTGGGCGTCCACGGTCACCTGCACGGCGGTGCCGGACCGGATGCCGACGGCGAACATGTCGTAGGCCGCGCCGTCGTCGCCGGGAGGGTCGGCGATCACGCCCGCGCTCGTCAGCACGGCCACCGTCCCGTCGCCGCTCAGCGCCGGGGCGTCGCCGCCGACCGCTCGCACGCCCTCGGCGTCGCGGACGACGCTCACCGGGAACGACGTGTGGGTGGCGGTGTCGAAGACGTACGAGTCGCGTTCGTCGTTGGTGTCCCAGACGTGCAGCCGCTCCGAGACCGCGAAGCCGACGAGCGACCCGGTCCCGTCGATCCCACCGACGGCCAGGTCGAACCAGGTGGACCGCACGACCAGCTCCGTCGTGCCCGTCCGCAGGTCGCGGCGCCAGAGGAGCTCGTCGCCCGACTCCTCCTGCGTGGTGAAGGCCACGACCCGCCCGTCGCCGCTCAGCCGGGCGTCGTTCCCGAACACCGTCGTGCCGTCCGGCAGCACCGACACCGCCTCGGTCGTCCCGGCCTCGAGGTCGCGCAGGTACAGCGCGGCCTCCGGCGCCGGGTCGGCGACGAGGTCCGTCGCGCTCGACTGGAACAGGACGTGGCGCCCGTCGCCGCTGATGGCCGGCCGGTCGCTGTCCCCGTTCGCCTGGCCGCCGGCGGTGTCGACGCTCACCCGGGTCGTCGTCCCGAGGAGCCGGTCGCGGAGGAACACGTCGGACTCCCCGGTGTCGCCGGGAACGAGGTCCGACGACGCCGACGCGAACACCACGAACCGCCCGTCGCCGGACACGTCGGGGGCGTACGCGTCCGAGTCGGCGTCACCGCCGGCCAGGTCCACGCTCACCCGCTCGGTGTAGCGGTCGGCCGCCGCCGGAGCGCCGTCGACCAGCGGCACCGTCCCGGCCACGACGACCAGCACCAGCCATCGCGCCCAACCCAGCCGTCGTTGCATGCCGCCGCCCTTTCCCCGGTCGCGGTACGGAGCAGTATGACCGAGTTGCTGGGTTTCGGGCGGGGGCGGCCTCCCCGTTGCCCGCCGGTGCAACCTTGTGCGCGCGGACGGCGTCATGGGGGTGTGCAGGCGGCGGTGGACTCCGGAGCGGGCGGCGGCAGGGCGGTGACGACGTTCGTCGACCTCTACGCCACCGCGTACGGCCCGATGGTGCGGCTCGGGCACCTGCTGACCGGGTCCAACGAGGTCGGCGAGGAGATCGCCCAGGACGCCTTCGGCCGGGCCTACCTCGTGTTCGACACGCTCGACAACCCCGGCGGGTACGTCCGCCGCAGCGTCGTGAACGGGTGCCGCTCCTGGCAGCGGCGCCGGGCCGTCGAGCGGCGGTTCGCCGCCCGCGCCGTCGCGCCGCCGGCCGCCGTGGACCGGGCGCCGTCGGACCTGCTCGACGCCCTCGCCGCCCTGCCGTTCCGCCAGCGCGCCGCGCTCGTGCTGCGGTTCTACGAGGACAGGACGATGGACGAGATCGCGGCGGCGCTCGGGTGCCGCACCGGCACGGCGAAGTCGTTGGTCAGCCGCGGCCTCGCCCGGCTGCGGGAGCAGGTGGAGCGATGACGACCGACCTCGAGCGCCGCCTCCACGACGAGCTGGCCGGCCTGGCCGCGACCACGACGACGGCGCCCGACGCGCTGGAGCGGATCGTCGAGCGGGCCGGGAGGGCCCGGCGTCGCCGCCGGGTGCCGCTCCTCGTGGCCACGGCGGCGGCGGCCGTGCTCGTGGTCGTCGCCGTCGCCGTCGCCCGCCGACCCGACGACGGGGCGCGGGTGACCGCCGAGCTCCCGCCCGCGCCGCCCGCCCTCGTCGGCACGGTGACCGCCGCCGTCCTCACCAATCCCTGCGTCGGGAACTGCGTCGCCGCCGCCGCCCGCTTCGACGTCGCCGACCCCGAGGACCTCGAGCTCCTCGGGCGGGACGGCCGGTGGACGACCGAGCCCGAGTTCGGCCGCGAGGGGCCGGACGCGCTGCCGGACGGCCGCCACCTCGTCGTCGACGACGGCGGCGTCACCGTCGTGGTCGACCCGGCGACCGGCGACGAGCTCTTCGTCGGCAAGGTGACCGTGCAGTCGGCCGACCTCCTGGCCGACGGCCGGGTGGTGATGGTCGCCATCGACCGGGCCACCGACCTCTACCGCGTCGGCGTGGTCGACCCCGACGGCGGTGGCCTCGTGGACCTCCCGATCCCCGACGGCCTCCAGCCCCACGCCGTCGCCGCCGGCCCCGGCGGGTCGTTCGCGGTGCTGGCCGACCGCGAGTCGTGCTGCCTCAACGAGCCGGCGCTCCTCGTCGTCGACCGCGACGGGACCGAGCACGTGCACGACCTGTCCGACGCGCTCGACGGTCGCAGGAACCTCGTCGTCGGCGAGCCCGAGCTGTCGTGGGGGGCCTCCGGGCTGCTCGCCGTGAGCCAGGACCTCGCCGAGCCGTACATCCCCTCGTCGCCGCAGCGCGGGTGGGTCGTGGTGGTCGACCCGGCCACCGGCGACCGGGTGGCGGCGATCGACGGCTGGCAGGGCGTCGCCTGGTCGCCCGACGGGCACGGGCTGCTCCTCGCCCGGCACCTCCGCCCGCGGTCCTCCGAGGTGGCCGTGTTCTGGGGGCCGGGCCTCGCCGAGCGCATCGACCTCGGCGTCGCGCCGCTGCCCGTGCTGCCGCGATCCTGGGCGCCCTGAGGGCCGTGACGGCGCCGACGGGGGGTGCTAGGCCCGGCCGGCGGCGGCGGCGGCGACCACGTCGCGCAGCCGCCCCACGAAGGCGTCGAGGTCGTAGCGCGCCGCGTGCGCCCGCAGCCGGGCCGGGTCCCACGCCGTGCCCGTCAGCCGGTCCACGGCGGCGGCGATGGCGGCCGGCTCGGGCTCGTCGAACAGCACGCCGGTCTCGCCCTCGACGATCGTGTCGAGGAACCCGCCGAAGCGCAGCGCGGCGGTCGGCCGGCCGAAGGCGGCGGCCTCGACCGGCGTCATGCCGAAGTCCTCGTAGGACGCCGTGACGTGGCCGGCGGCGTTGGCGTAGAGCCAGCGCAGCTGGGCGTCCGGCGCGCCCGGCAGCACCGTCACGTTCGCCGTGCGGACGGCCTCGATGCGCCGGAGGAGGGGGCCGCGGCCGACGACGACGAGGCGCAGGTGGGGGAGCGCGGCGAAGGCGGCGACGACCTGGTGCACGTTCTTGTAGGGCAGCATGCGGCCGACGGCGAGGAGGTAGCCGGGCGCCACGCCGGGGACCGGCTCCTGCGTGCCGCCGGGGTCGATCGTGACCGGCGGGGGCAGCAGCACGGCGTCGCGGTCGTAGGCCTCGCGGATCCGGCGCTGGCAGGTGGTGGAGTTGGTGAGGATGACGTCCATCCGCTCGGCCGCCCGGCGGTCCCAGCGCAGCAGGGGGCCGCGGATGGCGCCGACGACGGCCGCCTGCGCCGAGGCGCCGCCCGTGTAGCGGTCGACGGGCTGGTAGAGCCAGCGGGCCGGCGAGTGGCAGTAGCAGACGGTGGCGCCGCCGGTCCGCACGCCGTGGGCCCAGCCCGCGCTGCTGACGAGCACGACGTCGGCCGGGATGCGCAGGGCCGAGAAGGCCGGCGCCATCAGCGGGAAGGCCAGCCGGTGCCAGCGCCGGAGGGGCGGGACCCGGTCGAGGGCCGTCGTGCGCACGTCGGCGTCCCGGAACTCCGGATAGGTGGCCGCCGGCCGATGGACCGACGTGTACACCGGGGCGCCGGGGAAGGCGCGCAGCATGGCGAGGACGACGCGCTCGGCGCCGCCCCGCTGCACCAGGTGGTCGCAGGCGATGGCGACGGTGGGCACGGGCCATCGTCGCGCAGGTTTGCTACCGTCCTGACGAGACTGTCAGGGCCGTAATCGGGAGGGGACCTTGGAGGGGGAGCTCGCACTGCGCGTCGGCGACGCGATGGTGGACGTCGTCGACGTCCGCGACGTCGTCGCGTCGGGCGCCACGCGCGCCGCCGTCGCGCACCGCCTGCGCCTCGCGGTGAAGCGGGTGGTCGACGTCCTCGGGGCGGCCCTGCTCCTCGTCCTCACCCTGCCGCTGACGGTCGCGGCGGCCGCCGCCGTCCGCCTCGCCGACCCCGGGCCGGTCCTGTTCCGCCAGGAGCGGGTCGGGCGGGACGGGCGCCTGTTCACGATCTACAAGTTCCGCACGATGGTCGTCGACCAGGACGCCGTGCTCGACCGGTCGGTGTACGAGGCCCGCGAGCGGGCCGGGCTGCTCACCAAGCTGCCCGG contains:
- a CDS encoding Calx-beta domain-containing protein, translated to MQRRLGWARWLVLVVVAGTVPLVDGAPAAADRYTERVSVDLAGGDADSDAYAPDVSGDGRFVVFASASSDLVPGDTGESDVFLRDRLLGTTTRVSVDTAGGQANGDSDRPAISGDGRHVLFQSSATDLVADPAPEAALYLRDLEAGTTEAVSVLPDGTTVFGNDARLSGDGRVVAFTTQEESGDELLWRRDLRTGTTELVVRSTWFDLAVGGIDGTGSLVGFAVSERLHVWDTNDERDSYVFDTATHTSFPVSVVRDAEGVRAVGGDAPALSGDGTVAVLTSAGVIADPPGDDGAAYDMFAVGIRSGTAVQVTVDAQGRDTAWTGHSASLPSVSDDGTVVALATQDPISPVDECCGVDVYVRDLRRYPMLFASSDPDGGSYASGGYEPALSGDGRVVVFESSEPLVPDDGNGRSDVFATPTRPRGRSFPTLSVGGAAVDEGDERRATVAVPITMSRAAEEDVVVRWSTQAGSAVAPEDFRSTSGTVTIPAGEPQGELSVPVLGDTTAEPDEFLTVRIDGVAGAVVGVGQGRVDLLDDDGGPPVAAFSAPDVTVPEAALGGGRVALPVRLSRPSPTPVSVPWEVRQAAVHASPRSGTVTFPAGATSATVGIFLAPSDLDHDEALPIAFAPPSGLAVSDGLATVHVVAATTGEDRLTIAAGDVAADEGDVGTGLVAVPVVLSRPARRDVTVTWTTVAGTATAPADYVAADGSLVIPAGTRTGTVEVTVNGDEEVDGGRFTVRLTGASAGSVTDADGIVDLVDDDGDRLTVALGDVTVVEGDDDFVRARLTITASRPVDSALEARVESIFGPGPRSFRFEPGDRTAYMAVDIDPDELAEDTVSIPVRVVGPDFVVTDTESIVTIVDDDGP
- a CDS encoding sugar transferase, encoding MEGELALRVGDAMVDVVDVRDVVASGATRAAVAHRLRLAVKRVVDVLGAALLLVLTLPLTVAAAAAVRLADPGPVLFRQERVGRDGRLFTIYKFRTMVVDQDAVLDRSVYEARERAGLLTKLPGDPRVTRIGRLLRRSSVDELPQLLNVLKGEMSLVGPRPLVTRQLDPFPAIARERAKMRPGMTGAWQVSDRARYESVESMADADLDYVRRYRLWRDLWIVLCTLPACCRSDTV
- a CDS encoding glycosyltransferase → MPTVAIACDHLVQRGGAERVVLAMLRAFPGAPVYTSVHRPAATYPEFRDADVRTTALDRVPPLRRWHRLAFPLMAPAFSALRIPADVVLVSSAGWAHGVRTGGATVCYCHSPARWLYQPVDRYTGGASAQAAVVGAIRGPLLRWDRRAAERMDVILTNSTTCQRRIREAYDRDAVLLPPPVTIDPGGTQEPVPGVAPGYLLAVGRMLPYKNVHQVVAAFAALPHLRLVVVGRGPLLRRIEAVRTANVTVLPGAPDAQLRWLYANAAGHVTASYEDFGMTPVEAAAFGRPTAALRFGGFLDTIVEGETGVLFDEPEPAAIAAAVDRLTGTAWDPARLRAHAARYDLDAFVGRLRDVVAAAAAGRA
- a CDS encoding sigma-70 family RNA polymerase sigma factor, which gives rise to MTTFVDLYATAYGPMVRLGHLLTGSNEVGEEIAQDAFGRAYLVFDTLDNPGGYVRRSVVNGCRSWQRRRAVERRFAARAVAPPAAVDRAPSDLLDALAALPFRQRAALVLRFYEDRTMDEIAAALGCRTGTAKSLVSRGLARLREQVER